DNA from Delphinus delphis chromosome 8, mDelDel1.2, whole genome shotgun sequence:
TAACAATTCTATGAAGTAGATactgtcattatccccattttatagatgcggaaagtgaggctggagaggtcTCTCAGCTCCACCCCCTGCCAGCGGGTGACCTCGAGAAAGTCATctaacttctcagagcctcactttcttcacctgtgaaatgaagGTGATTAAAGGAGACCACGGGTGTAAGCGCCACCGACACAGTAGCTGCTACTACTGGGGCCCCTGAACAGGAGGGCGTGGGgcggggcaggcagggcaggctcACCAACAGGCATGAACGGCTGGGAGGCGGGGCTAGGCCTGGACATGCCCACTGCGTTGACGGCGTAGACCCGCATCTCGTAGACCACGCCCTCGATCATGCTCCGCGCTTCGTGACTCAGCTCCCGCAGCAGGTCGAAGTTCAGCCGCATCCACCGGTAGCTCTTCTTCTTCTTGCGCTCCAGGATGTAGCCTGGCGAGGGGAGGTGGGAGCTCtggtctagagcgcaggcaccCCCGCACCCCCTGCCCTCGGCTATGTCCCTTGTGCCTTCGGCTCACCTAGGACTGGCTGCCCGCCATCGTAGGCAGGGGGCTCCCACCGCACCGTGCAGGAGTCCTCGCCCACGTTGCTGATACTGGGGGCCGCCGGAGCATCCGGCACATCTGGGGAGGGGGGACCCACATCAGCCCTGCCCGGCCGAGGCCAACGTTGCCCATCCCCACTGCACCCCAACCAACAggcctcccccactgcccccagaGCCTAAAACGATCTTTCCAGAATGCAGTTCTGATCACATCACCAGCCTGCAAACAACCTGTTACGGCTCCGCACTGCCCATATTCACCGGTCCTAGCCCCAGACCCCTCTACGGATCTAAGAATGTAGCCCACAGTGTTTGTTTAGAGACTAAATGTGTGCATGGATGGGTCCTCCCTGGTTGCTCCTGTGGCTTCCCCACCTGGACCCTTGCCTCACCGATGACCTTGACTGTGAGGTTGACCTGGTCCTCGCCCACGGGGTTCTGCACCGTGACAACATAGACGCCCTCGtcttccttctctgctccctCAACGGTGAATATGCTGCGGTCCTTGGTGGTCTCCACTCGGACCCGGCCCTCGGTCTCACACAGCAGCTGGCAGGGGAGTAGGAGTTGGGGAGAAGGACCCAAGTCAGAACCCAGGGGCTTCTGCAGCCTCTGCAACAGCTGACAGCCCTGAGATGGGAACGGAGCTCAGCGCTGGGTCTGCTGGGGAGACACAGCCTGTGTGGAAACTGCACCCATGTGAGCATCTAACCCAAGACCCTTTCCTTACCACCTGCCATGGGCACGACACCAGGGCAAGGGTCACAGGTTCTAGCTCTAGCTCTGTCATGGAACTTTAGACAATCGCCTGTCtgctccatgcctcagttttcctatctgctGAATGGGAATAACAGGACCTCACAGAGCTATTGTGAGGATCCTGAAAGACCTCAGCTGGGTAGAGGAACCAGCAGCGAGTGGAGGACGAGAAGCTGACCTGATTGGTGCCCCTGCAGCTACTCCTATTGAAAAGTGCCAGGGACCCCACTCCCTTGCTGGGAAGAAGCACAAAGTCAAGGTCAGCTCAGGAAGACAAGAGCCAGGGAGCGCCCCCAGTCAGGAGGACTTCCTGGCAATGTTGAAGGTCTGAACGTGTGTCTGTCTGGGGCATGAGGGCCCCGTGGAGACCCTACCAGGGGCAGGAGCACCTTCACAGAGACCTCACCTGAGTTTGGATACCACATGGGCAGAAAATGACTAAGGGCCAATGAGCCACCTTCAGCCTCACTCACCTTCTTGTCGAATACCCACTCGTCACTGGCACCTGCATCCCCTGATGCATCGAGGGCTGGGACCTTATTCCTCTGGGAacagagcaggaaggaaggagtgaggggAGAGGGTCTGGCTCAGCCTGGAGGGAACCCCTGCCCAGCAACCCCTACCCCGGTCCCTCCTTTGCCCACCTCCCCGACCTCTCAGCCTGCTGAGCCTCTGTGCCCCTAGTCAGCGGCCAGGGCGTGTACATGTGGGGCGGGGAGCAGGTCCCACCATACACTAGTCCCAtgcacccattttacaggtggggaagtGGGGGAAGGATCCGCAGTACCTTTGTGATGGTCTTCTGCCAAATCACAGTAGGAGCAGGGTCCCCGGAGATAGGAACATCCAGGCGTAGCTTGTTCCCAGCCACCACCACAATGGTATCCGGCACGCGACCTGGGCAGTCCAGGTGGATCTTGGGAGGTTCTGGCAGGGAGATGGCACAGGTCAGTGAAAGAGGAAGGGGCCTAAGGCCTATGAAAGAGGGGAAAGCTAGAAGGAGCACATGCCCctggctgttttgtttttattctactGAGGTATAGTTTGCACACGCTAAAATGCCAAGACTTGAACATACagcttgatgagttttgacaaatgtatacaccctgtgtaaccaccacccagtCAAGATCTAAAACATTTCCATCTCCCCAGGAAGTTTCCAGGGAGGTTCATAACATCAGGTCACCTAGCGTAGCATTTCTCAACTTGTGTTTGGGAATGccttcctagaaaaaaaaaaatttccatggaCAAACAATTAGGAAACCCGAGGTTAAACAAAGTTAAGCAGGATTTTTTAGAGCATTTGACATGCTAATGCACCTTCTGAATCAACAAGAGGTTCCCAAACTTATTTCACCATGGAACCCTTGTAAAATGGAGTATCGTATTAAGTGAACCCTGTTTAGAAAGCCCTGACCTACAGCATGCCTCAGCCTGGACTGTTCTCCTGAAATTAGGATCCTACACAGTTTAATCTAGAAGCAGGAAAGGTACTTGTAAAGCAGATTTAATAATAAAACCTCACCCCTGTGATGTCATTTGGAAGCTCACACACACCATGTCAGGTCATTGTTCCTACCATCCCATAGGGGAGCCACTTCAGGATCCCCATTTTAGaggcgaggaaactgaggctcagagggactGCAGGTGGCCCGTGGttgtgagtggcagagctggggctgggcctCAGGGTCCCCACTCCCGGTTCCTTTCTTCCCTCCGCTTGTGAGTGGAAGGGAGACACGGGCAGGGCGTGGGAGGCAGCACGCAGGGGCCCAAGACTCACCCTGCCTAGGCACGAAGTCAATCTTGACCTCTGCAAGAGATGCAAGAGCAAGTGGCACCAGGGTGAAGGCAGGGCCCAGTGGCAGGGGCCCCCATGCCCCTCAGCACCCGCTCACCCATGAAGTGGAGCTTGGCAGACAGGTTACAGGCGAAGCCTTGTGGCACAAAGCTGTAGTCCGCCTCATCTGCGGGCGTGACGTCGTCTATGGTCAGTCTGTGGACCCTGCGGGGCAGTGATGGCTCAAGGGGCCCTGCTGGGCCATGCACCCCTGGCCTCACCGGACACCCCAGCCAGGGTTCCAGGGGGCCCTCACCCCACCCTAGCTCAATGGTGTTCTAAAGTGCTCTCTTCCTCTGTGTTTGAATTTTCCAGCTCCCTTGCATGCTTTCAGAGGTAAGCAGTGTAGATGTGTCCCCTCGGCTGGGCCACTGGAGACTGGGCAGGGGCTGGTCTCATTAGTCTCCGTGAACTTGGGCCCAGATGCTTGGGGCATGAGTAAGGGAGTGGGAGAGAATGAGGGCCCCTGGCCAGAGCCATCCTCCGAGGCCTCCTACTCTACCCTGGTCATGagttggcggggggtgggggggggcgctCCCAGCCTGTCTGTATCTCTCACTGCTTcgtctttgtctctgtctccctccttctctgtctccaatGGACTTTTCTTCTCTGTATGCGTCTGCCTCTCCAtacttctgtctgtctctctctgtatctttctttctatctgtctctctgttcatctgcttctccctctgtctctcaatCTCAGTCTGACTTTCTTTGTCTCTAGTTCAGTCTCGGTCCTGTCTCTAagtgtctgtctctttctgttgatctccatccatctgtctgtctttgtcaccatcttctctctctgtgtctctatctcagtctctctctctgtgtctctccctgtctctgtcagtctctgtttctctctgtctctctgtgtgtctgtctctggcaCACTCACCGCCCGATGTGGGACACCTTTATGCGGCTGTCAGGCACCAGCTCCTTCCCGTTCTTCAGCCACACGCCCCGCACGTTCTCATCCGACACCTCACACTTGAACACGGCCTGGTCCTTTGAGCCTACCGTCAAGTCCGCGATGCTCTGGTACACCTCCAGCTTCTTCTCTGGGGGACACAGGGCAGAGCCAGTGAGCTGGGGAGGGTGTGCGTGGGCGTGAATCCCTGCGGAGATCCCTCGGGCTTGTGAAAATACATGAGTGCAATGCATGTGTGCCTGTGACGGTGCCGTGTACAAAAGGAATCTCATGTGTGCCGGGGTGGGTGACACTAACCAGGCCCATCTGAACCTCCAAAAACCCTCCAGGTGGTCACCTCAGcacccccattttatggatgagaaaggTGAGGCCTGATGTGTCGAAGTTACTTGTCCAAGGCCATGCAGGCCTCGATCCCGGGTTTGCCCAATTCTCCTACATGGCTGGGGCGCTAGTGCTGAGGGGGCCTCCCAGGGCCTCACCCTGAACGATGAGTTCAGCCAGAGCCTGGCCCCCACTCGTGCGCAGTGCGTAGTGCCCAGCATCCTCCAGCGTTGCCTCGTTGATGATCAGGTGGTGTCTCTGGCCGTCCTTCTTGAATCGGTATTTGAAGGTCTCCTCCCGGGTCAGTTCCACCCCGTCCTTCAGCCTGGCCAGAGGGTGGGCAGTAGGTGCCAGGGCCTCCTCTGGGGATGCCCCCAGGTCCCTGGCCCCGCCCCGAGCCCCCCGCCTCTGGCACTCACCATTTGACCTGGGCCCCCTCCTCAGACACTTCACACTCAAACTCCACGCGCTGTCCCACCATCACCAGCTGGTCCTCCAGGGGACATGTGATCAGCACGGGGGGCTCTGCCGAGCAGAGAGAGAATGATGGGTGGGCCGCTCTGTGGCCCCTCCCCTCGCAGGGTCTCAGGACGCCAGGCCCACCTTTGACAAAGAGCTCGGTGCTGCACTTCTCACTGCCCACCACGCACTGGTAAGCCGCGTCGTCCGCCAGCGAGCACTGGCTGATGGTCAGCGTGCGCTTGGCGCCGACCGACTCGAAGATGTACCTGGGCGGGGCCGGGGTGTGGGCAGGAGAGCCATGGACGCACCTCCTGGGCTCTGGGCCCCCCCTCAAACTGCCGTCGGGACCCCCGTGCCCACACCCCAAGCCTTCCAGGAGCCTTACTTGCTGTGGAGCGGAAGGGGCCATTGGAGCGTCCCGATGGGAGGAGCGAGACCGAGAGAAAATGAGCAGGAAATagagccaggaagaaacagaaaggtgGGGAGTTAGACCCAGAGAGACAGGGATCCAGAGCTGGCCAGAGAGCATGGgcggagggagaggcagggagagcacGGCCGGGGAGCAGCCCCCCAGGGCCCCTCCTCACCCTGCAGTGTCCCCGGGTCCCACTCCCACCCGCACCTGCCGCTCATCTGGATCTCCTGTCCGTTCTTAAGCCACTTGACCTCGGCGTCGGGGTCGGCCAGCTCCACGGTCAGCCGGATCTTGTGGCCCTTGCTCACCTGGTAGGCCGGCTGCAGCTTCTTCTGAAAGGCTGAGCGCTTCCACCCCTCAGCCCCCTGCTCCCGGGGCCGCCCAGCGAGGAGGGCGAggtcctgcccctctcctcctcctgcctccccacgtctctctctgtgcctccgcTGTGACTCTGTCTCTCTACCCCTGTCTGTCACCTCCTTGTCTCTTGTCTTCCTGTCTTCCTTGGAGTCCTCTTCACCTGCTCAGCTCAGGGATAGGGTCCGGGGCTTTCCAAAAGGACAGAAGCTTGGCAGGAGAATGGGTGATGGGACAAACgggccttctcctcctctccactgTTTTACCAACAACCCCCGGTTTTATGCCCTCCTGCCAGGCGCCTCTGTTGTCCCAGCTGAGTTTCCAGGGCTCCTTGTCAACCCCTTGATGGGGAAGGGCTGGCCTGAGCCCTCTCCTCGGAACCGCCTGGGGGCGAGGGGTGCTAACCTACACCCACCTGTTCTGTTTGCCTGTGAGGAAGATTAACCAGGCTCTTCTCTTCGCGGGTCGGGGGTCTCTGGGCTAAACTGGCTTCTTCCCCTTTTTTGGGTGTTGGGAGAATTAAGCAGGCTTTTTTTTCCCAAGCCGGGTAGGCGAGGAAGAGGCCGCCTGGCtttggctgggggaggagggctggccCGGGCTCCGTCCTCTTCCTGCGGCGTCTCTGGGCTAACTtggcccttttctttttctgtgcggCAAGGTGCCTGCCTGGGCCCTCCCGCTTTTTCCCCACACGAGGGGGGATTCACCAGGACTCTCCTTTCCTGAGCGTCTCTGGGCCACGCTGGACGCAGCTTTTTTTCCGTGGGCACGTGCGCGTGCGTGCACGCGCGCGCGTCTGCGCAGGCGCTCACCtcgccctctcctctccctgggaggGGTCTCACCTGTGCTCTTCTTCTCCTCCCGCTTCATGCCCTTGAGCCTCTTGAGCATGCCTCGCAGGTCGGTGATGCCGTGCTGGAAGGCGATGCGCTCATACTCTGACGGGGGTGCCTGCCGCAGGATCTCCCACACATCCTCCTCCGCGGGGGCCTCCAGCCTCGAGTCCCTGTGTCACACGGTCCACGTGGCGAGGCTTCAGGGCAGTCCCCATGGCCAAGACAAAACTgcagccccctctcctcccctcccaagCGGaagctgcccctgcccctctgcctcttcccctctGTTAGGACAGCTCGAGCTGGAGTGGGTACTGGGCCAGTGCTGGGGCTCAAGGGGGCTTAAGGCTTCAGTATGGGGGGGGGCGCTGGGACTCGGAGGTGCTCCTGGCTGAAGTAGGGGTGACAGGTGCAGAGCTTCATGGGGCACTCACCGCGGGGTCCGGAAGCTGCTGCTCCAGGTGGGGAAGAAAAGCAGTGGACACATTAGAggtgtaacagagaagaacaaacctgactccatattggatctattcctttagctctaacccttgTACTGTGTTGCCTGTTCTtggtcatgctggctctgcaccttcgtaaaagaatgttgcctatggCCCAAACTATATctgatagcccattctcaaggctttgcctcccaggcttgacctttaaaggtatataGCACTTTTCATTTGTATAGAGAtaaaaaattacagaacagaaaataacatttgtcttgttggaggtttacaggaacattgtgaccagacctacATGGCcggctgcaagaacaaaggattccaccaagaagtctgcaataACCAGccacactccctccccttttagtagaAAAGAAGCCTGAATCCTAACttggggaagatggttctttgggacactgtccaccatcttctcggtttGCTGGCTTTCCCAATAAAATCGCTAGtccttgccccaacaccttgtctctcaatttattggcctgtcgtgtggcaAGCAGtctgagcttggacttggtaacgaAGGGATGGGTCATCCCTCCATGGACCGCAGCCCGTGGGTCCTCACCTCCACCCTCTTCCCTGCACTTACACCTCTCCGTTTACAGGGCACATGTGGCCTTGTTTATTCCTCCTGAGCTCCGGCAGGTGGGTATCAggagaacctgaggctcagagactctCCCCAGTCAGCAGGGATCCTCACCCAGGTCAGTCTGATCCCCAGCCCTGTCATCTGTCATCCGCCCTGGTGGGGATGGCTACAGAGTCCTGCCAGTGCCCTGCTTCCCCAAAGCACTTAACCCCCATGCTCATTTTCTGGGCTGCAGCAGCATCGACCATACtgcagggtccaggagagggagggacaggaCACTGAGGACACAACTCAATTGCACTGGGCTAGGTGGGCAATTCCTGAGGCTTTGGAgccttctcccagcttctgggtCCCCAGAGCCTATTGAGATGAGCTGTCGCAGACTCAAGTGTAGTAGGTCATGGGAACAGTGTGAGGATGTTAGTTCACAGGATGTAACTTCTGCTGAGCCCTCTGACTCTTCGCAAGAGGACCTGGATTGTCAGAGGACCTGGATTGTCCCATTTGACAGGCAAGGAAACCAGCTCAGAGAGGTGCGGTGACCTGCTCAGGGCCACACGGCTGGAAAACCACGGTGCCAGAATTTGAAACTGGGCCACGTCACCTGCTCTGAGAGCTGCTACCCAGGGGCTCACCTCTTCCTCAGCAGCGAGCTGAAGTCCAGAGTCCCAGCATCCTCATGGCCATCACTATGGAGAGGAACCCCCATAAGGCCACAGTTGAGCCATAGAAGGGGTttgggagcagggggtggggtcgTGGTGGGGGGATGGACGTGAGAGGAAGGGACACTGGCTGAACGGCTTCTCCCTGTCTATCTCAGACCCCCAGGGTCTATGTACAGGTGGGTAGGAACGGGTACCTGATTCGCCGACCTCCTCCAGCCAGGCTCCTGTGGGGGTTAGACTCAGTTTCTCACCTGCCCAGGGGAGCTTACTCTCTTCCATCCCCATCCTCTTTATCCTGGCCCTCCACATCACCCCAAGCCCTGACCCCCATATCACCCCCTGTCCTGGTCCACCCACATTACCCCTGGCCCGAACCCCAAGGGGCCTCAGACCCCAGCACcggcctcccccaggccctgacgAGAGGTGGCCACTCACGTGCGGCGGAAAGCTGATCGGAGGTCCACGTCTCCGGGGCCGATGGCCTCTGGGTTCAAAGACGGGGATGAGTCAGGGGAGGAGGCTTCAGAGGGGACAATCCCAGAAGCCCTGCCCTGGGATCTCCTGGTGTTGCAGACCTGCCCATTCATGACCCCTTGACAGTGGGCATCTGCCCCAGGACCCCATCTTCTCAGCCTTTCCCAGCCAGGGTCAAGGTACCAGGGACGTGGGGTAGTTTATCGTTCCCAGTACCTTTGAGGTGGTTCATCTCCCGCCCATCTCTCAACTTACCCTTCACCTGTTCACCTGTGCCAGGATCCCAGACACCAAGATGACTAAGACCCCAGATGAGATCTGGGctcaagccccaccccacccctggaaGCCTCGATGGGTTTCTTTCAGTATTGGGCATGTGGTCAGTGGTTGCACGGCCAGGGCTCAGCATCCTCCTTAGTATTGGGAAGTGGAGGCAGGTATGGGGACAGGACGCATGGGGAGCCCAAACCCAGAACTGATACCAGAGGGCCCCGTACCATGGACAGTGAGGTTGAAGTTGCAGCTGTCAAATTTGTCCTTGGTGGACACCTCACAGCGGTAGCCACCAGCAAAGGTGGCCTGGGCATCTGTGATGTGTAGCTCAAACAGGTAGACCTGTGGAGGTGAGGTGTCAAGGGAGACTGGAAGCGAGGAGATGAGGCCCTTCACCCCTAAAGGAGACTGTGGGTGGTTAAGGGCCACCGATCTTCTCACCCCTCAGGGCTTAAATTAATCCACACAGTTTTGTATAAATAGAAAAAGGGGCCCCTTCTCAAGATACATTGACTGCCATCTGCTGGCACAGGGTGGTGATACAATGTAAATCAAGGGTGGCTACAAGGCACATGGCATTCACTTAAGATGAGGCACTttggggaatcccctggtggtccagtggttaggactccacactttcactgcagtgggcccaggtttgatccctggctggggaactaagatcctgcaatccACGTGattcggccaaaaaaaaaagaggcacttTTGTTCAGTGCACAGCCCACACAACTGTACATGTCTACCCTGCCCTGCCAGAAGCCCCCTTGCCTGGGCTGGGACTGTGGAAGAGTGGGAGGAGCAAAGGCTGAGAGTCAAAGCACAGGTTCTAGGCCTGGCTCTGAGTGACCTAGGACCAGCAACAATAAACTCTCAAGCtttggtttccttgtctgtattGTGAAGAATTGTTATGGTTGATCATTGAGGGTCCCTTGAGCTCTGACACCCATCCATCTGGGGCCTTTACATCCTCACTGACTGGTGCCCCCCAAGTCTTATTTATGCCCCCTTGAGACTATCATGCCCTCCGAGCCCCCTACGTCCCACAGGTCCCCTTTGCCTCCCCATAACCCTCCTCTGAGCCTCCCCATTCTCCCTGTGTGCCCCTGGCCCCCCAACCAGCTTCCCAGGCTCCCCATGACCTTCTGTGAACCTCCTCTGTGCCTCAAGTCTCATGGTGCCCCCTGCCTCTCTGTGCCCCCCATGCCTTCCAGGGGCTCTCCAGGTCCCCTTTCCATGCATGCCCGTGACCCCCGTGCCCCGCAGGTCCCACCTTGCTGGTCCGATCGTAGCTGTCGTGCAGCTGCAGGTGTTGCCCCACCTTGCTGCTCAGGTCCACCCACTTGCCCTTGAACCACTTGACTACAGGTGGTTTCAGGAGGCTAGCCCCTGCCACGCGGGCTGAGAAGGTGATGCTGCCACCTGCAGGAGAGGGGTGACAATCGGGGATGCcctgctgcctccctccccacttcacCCTGGGTGCAGCAGCCCTGCACTCACCCGCGGTCACCTCGCCATCCTGTGGCCTCATCACAAAGAGGCCGATGGGATCGTCAGGGACACTGGGTCCATCGGGGGCTGCTGAGCTTGACCCTGTGGACAGAGGCCTTTGAGACCTGCCCTGGGACACCCCCATCCACTGACCCAGCCTCCCTGACCCGCCCCCTCACCTTCAGGCCTCGGGGAGCCTCCTTCCACTTCAGTGGCCGAGGCCAGTGCTTCTCCAGGGGCTCCAGGAGCCTCAGCAGGGGCgggagcagggcctggcacaggctCTGCCTTCCCTGGAGGGGATCAGATGGGGGGTCGTGGAGCAGCTTCTAACCAGAGACCCCCTCTTCTTGTCCCTGGTCCTTCCCGCCTTTGCAGTGTGTACAAAGGTTCATTCAGCCTGCCTCTCACCTTCTCCTCGCCCTCACTGGCGGTCTGTGCCCACATTCCAGGGGTTCAGCCTGAacatccctcctctccttccccaggctCTGGTCTTGGTCCAGCCCCCCAGGCTGGGCTGAGGCTCCCTCCACACCCATAagctcatggggcttccctgccaGCACACACAGCCCACCAAGTTTCCATCTGCGTGGGCATGTCCAGTGGGAAGGCAGgttatgtcttattcatctctgaACTTCCCCCACCTCCGTAACGGCCGAGACAGGCCAGGGAGCCACGTGGGGACACTCAGAAAGGTCTTGCTACAGAAAACGGGAAAAGGCCATTGCTGGCTGAGGGCACAGCCGAAGCAAAGGTAAGAAAGTGAGAAAACACCTCCTGCACTCTGGTCGAAGGAGAGGTGGTGGGGCTGCCCCTGCTCCCAGTAGCTCCAACTTCAGGGAAGGCTGCCCAAGGTCTTACCTGCTTCTAAGACCTTGAGGTCAAACTTGACCTTGGAGGAGCCAGCGATGACTGCATAGGACCCCTGGTCGGCAGAGCCCACGTCCCTCACTGTCAGCGTGTGCCGCGTGCCCTCGGTTGCCAGGCCATATTTGTCACTGGCACTGATGTCCCTGCCTGCCCGCTGCCAGCGCACCTTCACTCCTGCCCGCTCTGTCTCGGCCTCGAACACGGCAGGGCTGCCTGTGGCCACCTCCACTGACCGTGGCTTCTTGCTGAAGGCGGAAACTGAGGGGCAAATGGAATCTGCAGGGGCCCCTGGCTTGCCCATGCGCACCACCCCTATAGCGCTTCTTATTAAATACGACGATAAGCGCTTTAATGCATCACCTCGCTTAATGCTCCAATGGCTCTATGAGGTAGGTGCAGTTATTATgtccatttctcagatgaggactctgaggctcagagaggttaagtgacttacccaagatcacata
Protein-coding regions in this window:
- the MYBPC3 gene encoding myosin-binding protein C, cardiac-type, with the translated sequence MPEPGKKPVSAFSKKPRSVEVATGSPAVFEAETERAGVKVRWQRAGRDISASDKYGLATEGTRHTLTVRDVGSADQGSYAVIAGSSKVKFDLKVLEAGKAEPVPGPAPAPAEAPGAPGEALASATEVEGGSPRPEGSSSAAPDGPSVPDDPIGLFVMRPQDGEVTAGGSITFSARVAGASLLKPPVVKWFKGKWVDLSSKVGQHLQLHDSYDRTSKVYLFELHITDAQATFAGGYRCEVSTKDKFDSCNFNLTVHEAIGPGDVDLRSAFRRTSLAGGGRRISDGHEDAGTLDFSSLLRKSSSFRTPRDSRLEAPAEEDVWEILRQAPPSEYERIAFQHGITDLRGMLKRLKGMKREEKKSTAFQKKLQPAYQVSKGHKIRLTVELADPDAEVKWLKNGQEIQMSGSKYIFESVGAKRTLTISQCSLADDAAYQCVVGSEKCSTELFVKEPPVLITCPLEDQLVMVGQRVEFECEVSEEGAQVKWLKDGVELTREETFKYRFKKDGQRHHLIINEATLEDAGHYALRTSGGQALAELIVQEKKLEVYQSIADLTVGSKDQAVFKCEVSDENVRGVWLKNGKELVPDSRIKVSHIGRVHRLTIDDVTPADEADYSFVPQGFACNLSAKLHFMEVKIDFVPRQEPPKIHLDCPGRVPDTIVVVAGNKLRLDVPISGDPAPTVIWQKTITKRNKVPALDASGDAGASDEWVFDKKLLCETEGRVRVETTKDRSIFTVEGAEKEDEGVYVVTVQNPVGEDQVNLTVKVIDVPDAPAAPSISNVGEDSCTVRWEPPAYDGGQPVLGYILERKKKKSYRWMRLNFDLLRELSHEARSMIEGVVYEMRVYAVNAVGMSRPSPASQPFMPVGPPSEPSHLAVEDVSDTTVSLKWRPPERMGAGGLDGYSVEYCQDGCSEWVAALQGLTEHTSLLVKDLPTGARLLFRVRAHNVAGPGAPVTTTEPVTVQEILQRPRLQLPRHLRQTIQKKVGEPVNLLIPFQGKPRPQVTWTKEGQPLAGEEVSIRNSPTDTILFIRAAHLAHSGTYRVTLRIESMEDKAELVLQVVDKPGPPQDIRVTETWGFNVALEWKPPQDDGNTELWGYTVQKADKKSMEWFTVVEHYRPTHCVVSELIIGNGYYFRVFSHNMVGPSDRAATTKEPVFIPRPGITYEPPNYKALDFSEAPSFTRPLVNRSVIAGYNATLCCAVRGSPKPKISWFKNGLDLGKDARFRMFSKQGVLTLEIRKPCPFDGGVYVCRATNLQGEAQCECRLEVRVPQ